CGACTTTACCACCAAGTCAAAAGTCTTCCTGCTCGGAGACATTCCCATTCTGGGCGCGCTGTTCACGCATCGGAAAACGCAGAAACAGAAAACCGATCTGCTGATCTTCATTACGCCGCGGATACTGTCCGCCGGTAGTTCCTGATCCGAGGGAGCTCCGTCCGATACCTGACAGCTTTGAGCCGCTCCGACTTGATCATGACCTATCGTTTCGCACTCTCGTCGTACTCTCCCCAGATCAGTCGCGTGAGCTTGGATAGGAATGCACGGTTATTCGCCACAATTCTATACAGCCACTCGGCCGCGATGCGAAACGGCGCGATGCGTTCGTAGAGCGTCAACAGCCACCGCCTGTGGCGCGCGGCCGCCAATGTCGTCAGCACGGCATGTGCGCCGGCCCGAATGGTGCCGTCGGGCGCGACGTGAACAACCGATCGTTTGAATTGTTCGATTGGGATGGCAGGGAATCGGGCCGCTGCCGATTGATACGGTTCGTAGTCGACTTGGCCGCAAGTCAGCGTCTGCCAACGCATGATCCAGAAACGGCAGAAACCGCATTCGCCATCCCAGATCAAAAGCGGACGCGCCGGTTTCGGGATATTGTCTGCTTGCCCGTTCATGCGGCCATACAACAACGACGACGACTCATCACGGCGGCTGAGCAACCCCGAGCCGCTGAGATGCCGCCGGTCAAATGTAAGTGAGAATGATCCTGCCCGATACTACGGCAAGCGTGTCGGCGCTTGCTCCGCCAACAGCCGATTCAGCGCGTCGGTCGAGGTGACCGGCAGCTCGCACTGGTAGTTGCGGCAGACATAGACTGTCGGCTGTCCGTTGACCGGCTTCATCGCTGCGAGATACGGTGCGAGTTTCGCTACGGGCGGATTGTCACCGAAGCGTGCCATCAAAACCTTACGCGGCAGGTATCGCGACCGGATCGCCTGGGCGATATCCGAATGGATTGCGTCAGGATTGTCGGCCGCCAGCACGATCTCATACGAGGGGCCGTGGGCGAAATCGAGCGCCCACCAGGCCTGCATGTAGTTGGTCGGCGACTGGGCAAACCGGGAACCGAATGAACGCAGCATTGCATCCGCCCGTGCTTCAAGCCCGGTATTGCCCGTCATTCGTCCGAGGCGCAGCAGATTGAGCGCCGCGACAGAGTTCGCCGACGGCATCGCGCCATCGCCGTATTCTTTGGGACGCACCAGCAGTTCCTCGGAATCGATCCCGGTAAAGTGCAGGCCGCCGTCCGCGTCGTCCCAGAAGAGCCGCAGCATCTCATCATTGAGCGCAAGCGCCTCCTGCAAGTAGCGCGCGTCAAATGTTGCCTCGTACAACTCGATCAGCCCCCACACGAGGTAGGCGTAGTCCTCGCTGAATGCCGGAATCCCCGCGCTGCCGTCACGGTAGCGCCGCAATAGCCGTCCGCGGTCATCGCGCAAGGTCTCCAGAACGAATCTCGCTGCCTGCGCGGCCGCGTCGGCGTAACGCGGCTGGTCGAATGCCTGGCTCGCCTTCGCCAGCGCGGCAATCATGAAACCGTTCCAGGACATCAGGACTTTATCATCCTTGAACGGGTGTTCGCGCTGCTGCCGCAACTCAAACAGCCGGCGACGCGCGTCATCGATGTCGCGCCTGACCTCATCGACGGGCCGGTTGACCGCTTCGGCGAGGACATCGGGCGACATCACCTGATGCAGGATGGCCCGGCCACCCTCGAAGTTACCCGTGGCGGTCACACCCCAGAATCGCCGCGCGAGATTGCCCCGATCGGGACCGAGCGGTTGGTCGAAGCCATCGGGCTCCCAAACATAGAAGGTTCCCTCTTCGCCCTCGGAGTCGGCGTCTTCCGCAGAATAGAACGCCCCGTCCGGTGACGTCATATCGCGAAGCACATAGGTGAAGATTTCCTCGGCGACCGCGCGCCACTCATCGTTGCCCGTCAGTTGGTACATCTCGGTGTACGTGATCGCCAATCCCGCGTTGTCGTACAGCATTTTTTCGAAGTGCGGCACCAGCCATTGCGGATCGGTC
This genomic stretch from Candidatus Zixiibacteriota bacterium harbors:
- a CDS encoding DCC1-like thiol-disulfide oxidoreductase family protein, which codes for MNGQADNIPKPARPLLIWDGECGFCRFWIMRWQTLTCGQVDYEPYQSAAARFPAIPIEQFKRSVVHVAPDGTIRAGAHAVLTTLAAARHRRWLLTLYERIAPFRIAAEWLYRIVANNRAFLSKLTRLIWGEYDESAKR
- a CDS encoding thioredoxin domain-containing protein; amino-acid sequence: MSLCLARTTGDSIRPSAWRLYGVAIFVACAAGCGGSDNVDHGHSRNDDADETMVTQGNRLRDEKSPYLLQHAGNPVDWHPWGEEAFARANELDRPIFLSVGYATCHWCHVMEEESFEDSAVADLLNAHFVAIKVDREERPDIDEIYMNVCQMMTGSGGWPLTVIMAPDGRPFFAGTYIPKEPRYGRMGLLDLLNLIEEKWRTERASLSELGERVTLALRQAGAGSDGVIPSLGTLEAAVLTMRSQYDARFGGYGGAPKFPMPHRLTAMTRWVHRTGDATVLGQLEHSLRAMRWGGIYDQLGYGFHRYSTDPQWLVPHFEKMLYDNAGLAITYTEMYQLTGNDEWRAVAEEIFTYVLRDMTSPDGAFYSAEDADSEGEEGTFYVWEPDGFDQPLGPDRGNLARRFWGVTATGNFEGGRAILHQVMSPDVLAEAVNRPVDEVRRDIDDARRRLFELRQQREHPFKDDKVLMSWNGFMIAALAKASQAFDQPRYADAAAQAARFVLETLRDDRGRLLRRYRDGSAGIPAFSEDYAYLVWGLIELYEATFDARYLQEALALNDEMLRLFWDDADGGLHFTGIDSEELLVRPKEYGDGAMPSANSVAALNLLRLGRMTGNTGLEARADAMLRSFGSRFAQSPTNYMQAWWALDFAHGPSYEIVLAADNPDAIHSDIAQAIRSRYLPRKVLMARFGDNPPVAKLAPYLAAMKPVNGQPTVYVCRNYQCELPVTSTDALNRLLAEQAPTRLP